TGCCGCCAGCAGGGCAAAGCCCGCGGCCAATGTGCAGAGCAGGGAGAAAACCAGACGCCCGGTGGGCGTTACGGCGCCGAAGTCGGTGAGTGAAAAGGCATACAGGCACGCCAGCGCAACGAGCGCGGCGTCCCGAAAACGCGGGCGCCCCGGTAATTGGCGGCCGGCATTCGAGTCTGCCACGTCAGGCTCCGCGCACCGGGCTACTTCGCGTCGGCCGAGTAGGCCCCGGTATAGGCGTAGTAATAGTAGCCCTGCCCCTCGGGTGTAAGGCGGTTGAGCGTGGCGCCGTAGAGGTGGGCGCCGGCGGCTTCGAGCTGGCGAATCGTGCGCTGGATGAGCGTGCGGTTCATTTTCTCCATGCCGAAGACCAGGAGCACGTTGCGGGCGACCGAGGCGATGATGCTCGTATCGGCCACGGCCAGCACGGGGGCGGAATCGATGACGACCTGGTCGAAGTCCTTGGAGAGCGCGTCGAGAATTTCCTTGAGCACGACCGAGTCGAGCAGCTCCGAAGGGTTCGGCGGGATGAGGCCCGCGGGCAGAACGTACAGGTTTTCGACGGAAGTCTCCCGCAAGGCCTCGCGGTAGTCGGTGATCTCGCCCGAGAGCAGATGGGCCAGCCCCGGGCCATGGTTCAATTCGAAGGCATGGCTGATGCCGGGGTTGCGAAGGTCGGCATCGACCAGAACGACCCTGCGCCCAGAGAGCGCGATGGTCGCCGCGAGATTCG
This genomic stretch from Chrysiogenia bacterium harbors:
- a CDS encoding polysaccharide biosynthesis tyrosine autokinase; translated protein: FPNRRRIVMVGLISGLFLALLVGLLIEWLDPRIRSVEEFQHLFELPVLGTIPKMKEGDLGDVIPSRIASDLPKSVAGESFRTLRTNVKFSHARNSGNTLLVTSSVPQEGKTTISSNLAATIALSGRRVVLVDADLRNPGISHAFELNHGPGLAHLLSGEITDYREALRETSVENLYVLPAGLIPPNPSELLDSVVLKEILDALSKDFDQVVIDSAPVLAVADTSIIASVARNVLLVFGMEKMNRTLIQRTIRQLEAAGAHLYGATLNRLTPEGQGYYYYAYTGAYSADAK